The Cyanobacterium stanieri LEGE 03274 genome contains a region encoding:
- a CDS encoding 2TM domain-containing protein, with the protein MPPRWPREPDRENDLKYRKLDDRMNFAVHVALFTAVNSGAWFFHNLQHAQWSWITWMTGIWGIILFAHFIYISAIANYTNAKN; encoded by the coding sequence ATGCCTCCACGTTGGCCTAGAGAACCAGATCGAGAAAATGATCTCAAATATAGAAAATTAGACGATCGCATGAATTTTGCTGTTCATGTTGCCTTGTTTACTGCCGTCAATTCGGGAGCGTGGTTTTTCCACAATTTACAACACGCCCAATGGTCTTGGATCACTTGGATGACAGGGATTTGGGGTATTATTCTTTTTGCCCATTTTATTTATATAAGTGCGATCGCCAATTATACCAACGCCAAAAATTAA
- a CDS encoding carbon dioxide-concentrating mechanism protein CcmK, with product MPSQSAVGSIETKGFPGILAAADAMVKAGRVTLVGYIRVGSARFTVNIRGDVSEVKTAMAAGIDAVKKAEGATLESWVIIPRPHQNVCAVLPIDYTDEVESYRQAVEGNTAPYLASQS from the coding sequence ATGCCTTCACAGTCAGCCGTTGGCTCTATTGAAACAAAAGGATTTCCCGGTATTTTAGCCGCAGCCGATGCCATGGTTAAAGCAGGTAGAGTAACCCTTGTGGGTTATATTCGGGTAGGTAGCGCTCGTTTTACGGTTAATATCCGTGGAGATGTTTCAGAGGTTAAAACTGCTATGGCAGCGGGAATTGATGCGGTGAAAAAGGCGGAAGGTGCTACCCTAGAATCTTGGGTAATTATCCCTCGTCCTCATCAAAATGTTTGCGCTGTACTACCCATTGATTATACTGATGAGGTTGAATCTTATCGTCAAGCGGTAGAGGGTAACACAGCCCCTTATTTAGCTTCTCAGTCATAA
- a CDS encoding NAD(P)/FAD-dependent oxidoreductase produces the protein MSNYGAIVVGAGLTGSALAYELAKKGIRVLLIDKNLGFSNGTAYSYGGIAYWCGRDDRTISLCQEGLNIQKNLSDELDYDIQYRDLDLLFTIPHDKNPDEVAKNYQDFWIKPELLSIDNSCNLEPLLNREAISGCLRFPHGHVNPRRVMEGYQKAFQKLGGEIREELVMDLETKGSRIVGITTDKNSYFADEIILCAGAFCRYFLAKVGVNLPIYFTHAQLIKTKPTDIKLRCLVMPSTTARFLMEKDVTALAKDSIWTNPSDDLQGQVLEPGAIQFLDGSLCLGQISQIRTNPHAPVDARASEEMIRGAIAHYLPSLAHLEGQWHNCQVAFSKGVPFQVGRVDEMEGLSVFSGFTSPFVFVPPLARKFTHFLTTGEGDFTLKTS, from the coding sequence ATGAGTAATTATGGTGCGATCGTTGTTGGTGCTGGTTTGACTGGCTCTGCTTTGGCTTATGAGTTGGCAAAAAAAGGTATTAGGGTTTTATTAATTGACAAAAATCTAGGTTTTTCCAATGGTACTGCTTACAGTTATGGGGGCATTGCTTATTGGTGTGGTAGGGACGATCGCACCATATCTTTATGTCAAGAAGGGTTAAACATTCAAAAAAATCTCAGTGATGAGCTAGATTATGACATTCAATATCGAGATTTAGATTTACTGTTTACCATTCCCCATGATAAAAATCCTGATGAGGTGGCTAAGAATTATCAAGATTTTTGGATTAAACCTGAGTTGTTGAGTATAGATAATAGTTGTAACCTAGAGCCTTTGTTAAATCGGGAGGCGATTTCTGGCTGTTTACGTTTTCCCCATGGCCATGTTAATCCTCGCAGGGTAATGGAGGGTTATCAAAAAGCCTTTCAAAAATTGGGGGGAGAAATTCGAGAAGAATTGGTGATGGATTTAGAAACCAAAGGAAGTCGCATCGTGGGCATTACCACAGATAAAAATAGTTATTTTGCCGATGAAATAATTTTATGTGCGGGGGCGTTTTGCCGTTATTTTTTAGCAAAGGTGGGGGTTAATTTACCGATTTATTTTACCCATGCTCAGTTGATTAAAACTAAACCTACGGATATTAAATTGCGTTGTTTGGTGATGCCTAGCACCACGGCACGATTTTTGATGGAAAAGGATGTAACGGCGTTGGCAAAGGATTCTATCTGGACAAATCCCAGTGATGATTTACAGGGCCAAGTCCTAGAACCGGGGGCAATTCAATTTTTAGATGGTAGTCTGTGTTTAGGTCAAATTAGCCAAATTCGCACAAATCCCCATGCTCCTGTGGATGCTAGGGCTAGTGAGGAGATGATTCGAGGGGCGATCGCCCATTATTTACCTTCCTTAGCTCATCTCGAAGGGCAATGGCATAATTGCCAAGTGGCTTTTAGTAAAGGTGTACCATTTCAGGTGGGTAGAGTGGATGAAATGGAAGGGCTGTCGGTATTTTCTGGATTTACTAGCCCTTTTGTGTTTGTTCCCCCCCTAGCTCGGAAATTCACTCATTTTTTGACCACGGGGGAGGGTGATTTTACCCTCAAAACCTCCTAG
- the ileS gene encoding isoleucine--tRNA ligase, with translation MSEPKSYKDTVNLPQTSFNMRANAVQKEPELQKFWTENQIYEKLAENNPKELFVLHDGPPYANGDLHMGHALNKVLKDIINKYKLLQGHKVRYVPGWDCHGLPIELKVLQSIPEEKRPKLSPIKLRYKARDFALKTQKKQAEGFKRYGIWGDWENPYLTLKPEYEAAQIEVFGKMAINGYIYRGLKPVHWSPSSQTALAEAELEYPEGHTSRSIYASFTITKLSDKASHLEQYMPNLGVAIWTTTPWTIPGNLAVAVNGKLDYAVVEVVAGENDSLVKQGQYLIVAQDLVENLGNTFGVTLEVKTTVKGADLELSTYKHPLFDRESPVVIGGDYITTESGTGLVHTAPGHGQEDYITGQKYHLPILSPVDNKGNFTEEAGEFAGLNVLKDANQAIIDALTDKGSLLKEEAYQHKYPYDWRTKKPTIFRATEQWFASVDGFREEALKAIKEVNWIPAQGENRITPMVSERNDWCISRQRSWGLPIPVFYDEETNEPLLNEETINHVRDIIREKGSDAWWLMSVEELLPESYRNNGKTYRKGMDTMDVWFDSGSSWAAVANQREELKYPVDLYLEGSDQHRGWFQSSLLTSVAVNGHAPYKTVLTHGFVLDEKGMKMSKSIGNVVDPNLIINGGKNQKQQPPYGADVLRLWVSSTDYSGDVRIGDSIIKQLADVYRKIRNTARFLIGSLHDFDPTKNAVSYADLPELDKYILHETHQVFTEITEAYDSFQFFKFFQKVQNFCVVDLSNFYLDVAKDRLYISDLDSARRRSCQTVMAIILENLARAIAPVLCHMAEDIWQNLPYQKPCNSVFEAGWLKLESEWVQSPEFVQKWQELRHIRTGVNKILDDARNQKLIGASLEAKVLVYDTTGKLADTLASLNPDDALNDGNRVDELRYLLLVSQVELVDDESALDVSDYRGEITLTDTTLKVAVVNAEGRKCDRCWNYSNSVGTFVDEPLICNRCKEALVGNF, from the coding sequence ATGAGTGAACCCAAAAGCTATAAAGATACAGTAAATCTGCCCCAAACTAGCTTTAACATGAGAGCTAATGCGGTGCAAAAAGAACCAGAATTACAAAAATTTTGGACAGAAAATCAAATCTACGAAAAATTAGCTGAAAATAACCCCAAAGAATTATTTGTCCTCCATGATGGCCCTCCCTACGCCAACGGAGACTTACACATGGGCCATGCCCTTAACAAAGTTTTAAAAGATATTATTAATAAATATAAATTACTACAAGGTCACAAAGTTCGTTATGTACCCGGTTGGGATTGCCACGGCTTACCCATCGAATTAAAAGTATTACAAAGTATTCCCGAAGAAAAAAGACCAAAATTATCGCCTATCAAATTGCGGTATAAAGCCCGTGACTTTGCCCTTAAAACCCAAAAAAAACAAGCCGAAGGATTTAAACGGTATGGCATCTGGGGAGACTGGGAAAATCCTTATCTCACCCTCAAACCCGAATATGAAGCCGCCCAAATCGAAGTGTTTGGTAAAATGGCGATCAATGGTTATATCTACCGTGGTTTAAAACCTGTCCATTGGAGTCCTAGTTCTCAAACCGCCCTCGCTGAAGCAGAATTGGAATATCCTGAAGGGCATACCTCCCGCAGTATCTATGCTAGTTTTACCATCACTAAGTTGAGCGACAAAGCCTCGCATTTAGAGCAATATATGCCTAATTTGGGAGTTGCCATCTGGACGACTACCCCTTGGACAATTCCAGGTAACTTGGCAGTAGCTGTTAACGGTAAGCTAGATTATGCAGTGGTGGAAGTTGTTGCTGGGGAAAATGATTCTTTAGTAAAACAGGGGCAATATTTAATTGTTGCTCAAGATTTGGTAGAAAACCTTGGTAATACCTTCGGTGTGACATTAGAAGTTAAAACCACAGTTAAGGGCGCTGATTTAGAACTATCGACCTATAAACATCCCCTCTTTGATAGAGAAAGCCCCGTGGTTATTGGCGGTGACTATATCACCACAGAATCTGGTACAGGATTAGTACACACAGCCCCTGGCCATGGACAAGAGGACTATATCACAGGGCAAAAGTACCATTTACCAATCCTTTCCCCTGTGGATAATAAAGGTAACTTTACCGAGGAAGCTGGGGAGTTTGCGGGTTTAAATGTATTGAAGGATGCTAACCAAGCCATCATCGATGCTTTAACTGATAAAGGTAGTCTTTTGAAAGAAGAAGCCTATCAACATAAATATCCCTACGATTGGCGCACCAAAAAACCCACCATCTTCCGTGCCACGGAGCAGTGGTTTGCCTCGGTGGATGGTTTCAGAGAGGAAGCATTAAAAGCTATCAAAGAGGTTAACTGGATTCCTGCCCAGGGGGAGAATCGCATCACTCCCATGGTGAGCGAAAGAAATGATTGGTGTATCTCCCGTCAACGGAGTTGGGGTTTACCGATTCCTGTGTTTTATGATGAGGAAACCAATGAGCCTTTGTTGAATGAGGAAACTATCAACCATGTTCGGGATATTATCAGGGAAAAAGGTTCCGATGCTTGGTGGTTGATGTCGGTGGAGGAGTTATTACCTGAGAGTTACCGCAATAATGGTAAAACCTACCGTAAGGGTATGGATACCATGGATGTATGGTTTGATTCTGGTTCGTCTTGGGCGGCGGTGGCAAATCAACGGGAGGAGTTAAAATACCCTGTGGACTTATATTTGGAGGGTTCTGATCAACATCGGGGCTGGTTCCAATCTAGTCTTTTAACCAGTGTAGCGGTAAATGGTCATGCTCCTTATAAGACTGTGTTAACCCATGGTTTTGTGTTGGATGAGAAGGGCATGAAGATGAGTAAGTCCATTGGTAATGTGGTTGATCCTAATTTAATCATTAATGGGGGTAAAAATCAAAAGCAACAACCTCCCTACGGTGCAGATGTGTTACGTCTTTGGGTGTCTTCTACGGATTATTCTGGGGATGTGCGTATTGGGGATAGTATCATCAAGCAGTTGGCAGATGTTTATCGTAAAATTCGTAATACGGCTCGATTTTTGATCGGTAGTTTACATGATTTTGATCCTACTAAAAATGCTGTGAGTTATGCTGATTTACCTGAGTTGGACAAGTACATTTTGCATGAAACTCATCAGGTTTTTACGGAAATCACTGAGGCTTATGATAGTTTCCAATTTTTTAAGTTCTTCCAAAAGGTACAGAATTTCTGTGTAGTGGATCTTTCTAATTTCTATCTGGATGTGGCGAAAGATAGGCTTTATATTTCGGATCTTGATTCTGCCCGTCGTCGCAGTTGTCAGACTGTTATGGCTATTATACTGGAAAATCTGGCAAGGGCGATCGCCCCTGTATTATGTCATATGGCGGAGGACATCTGGCAAAATCTCCCCTACCAAAAGCCCTGTAATTCAGTGTTTGAGGCTGGTTGGCTCAAATTGGAGTCGGAGTGGGTGCAAAGCCCCGAATTTGTCCAAAAATGGCAGGAATTACGCCATATCCGCACCGGGGTTAACAAAATTTTGGATGATGCCCGTAACCAAAAGCTCATCGGTGCTTCCCTTGAGGCGAAAGTGTTGGTATATGACACCACAGGTAAGTTAGCGGATACTTTGGCAAGTCTCAATCCTGATGATGCGCTTAATGATGGTAACCGGGTGGATGAGTTGCGTTATCTGTTGTTAGTGTCTCAGGTGGAGTTGGTAGATGATGAGTCTGCCTTGGATGTAAGTGACTATCGAGGAGAAATCACTTTAACCGATACTACTCTTAAGGTAGCAGTAGTTAATGCAGAAGGGCGTAAGTGCGATCGGTGTTGGAACTATTCTAATTCTGTGGGTACTTTTGTTGATGAACCTCTAATTTGCAACAGGTGTAAGGAAGCCTTGGTTGGTAATTTCTAA
- the gcvH gene encoding glycine cleavage system protein GcvH → MSLEYPEDLKYLDSHEYVRIEDDEDIATIGLSAFALEELGDVVFLELPELGDAIALGDNIGTVESVKAVSEIYAPVSGTVVDRNEMLIEQPEAIADDPYGEGWLVKVRLDDPNEELEDALSAEEYRALVEPEA, encoded by the coding sequence ATGAGCTTAGAATATCCCGAAGATTTAAAATATCTTGATTCCCATGAGTATGTACGCATAGAAGACGATGAAGACATCGCCACCATCGGTTTGAGTGCTTTTGCCCTTGAGGAATTGGGAGATGTAGTCTTTTTGGAGTTACCCGAATTAGGAGATGCGATCGCCCTTGGGGACAATATTGGTACGGTAGAATCTGTTAAGGCAGTGTCAGAAATTTATGCCCCCGTATCAGGCACAGTGGTTGACCGTAACGAAATGTTAATCGAACAACCAGAGGCGATCGCCGATGATCCTTACGGTGAAGGTTGGTTAGTCAAAGTGCGTTTGGATGATCCTAATGAGGAATTAGAAGATGCCCTCAGTGCCGAAGAATACCGAGCCTTAGTAGAACCCGAAGCCTAG
- a CDS encoding DUF1176 domain-containing protein — MLIFSIFYYKKNILFLFFILVSQGLFGCENKFLTQLNNYANVSSLNSVDIIKNITEDNDLNLCNTDNFLLSEDNANVYELSKTEYVVEVFCFVGAYQGSYQFLFYDANQVEHQISGLSFTVFEETGNGLQIIETSLLTGSVEFDPEMMLLMVDRKARGLGDCGSYGVYRWENNSFVLAEYRYKGECDGVYIPVEDYPLIYP; from the coding sequence TTGTTAATTTTTAGTATTTTCTATTATAAAAAAAACATACTATTTTTATTTTTTATATTAGTTTCGCAAGGGCTTTTTGGTTGTGAAAATAAATTTTTAACACAGCTAAATAATTACGCAAATGTAAGTTCTTTAAATAGTGTAGATATTATTAAAAATATTACGGAGGATAATGATTTAAATTTATGTAATACTGATAATTTCCTCCTTTCTGAAGATAATGCCAATGTTTATGAGTTAAGTAAAACGGAATATGTAGTAGAAGTTTTTTGTTTTGTGGGGGCTTATCAGGGTAGTTATCAGTTTCTTTTTTATGATGCTAATCAGGTTGAACATCAAATCAGTGGTTTGAGTTTTACTGTTTTTGAGGAGACGGGAAATGGTTTACAAATTATAGAAACTTCTCTGTTAACCGGTTCAGTTGAGTTTGATCCAGAAATGATGTTGTTAATGGTGGATAGAAAAGCTCGGGGCTTAGGGGATTGCGGTAGCTATGGGGTTTATCGGTGGGAAAACAATAGTTTTGTTTTGGCAGAATATCGTTATAAGGGTGAATGTGATGGGGTTTATATCCCAGTGGAGGATTATCCTTTAATTTATCCTTAA
- the metK gene encoding methionine adenosyltransferase → MSRKYLFTSESVTEGHPDKICDQISDTILDALLNEDQYSRVAAEVVVNTGLVLITGEISSKAQVNYIDLARKKIAEIGYTDANNGFSANSCSVLVALDEQSADIAQGVDKAHEQREKLSDDELDKIGAGDQGLMFGFACDETPELMPLPISLAHRMSRRLAAVRKSGELPYLGPDGKTQVTVAYENDRPVGIDTILISTQHAESIGSITDNDKIQATLKEAIQETVVNPVFHDLDIKPSNKTRFLLNPTGKFVIGGPQGDSGLTGRKIIIDTYGGYSRHGGGAFSGKDPTKVDRSASYACRYVAKNIVAAGLASKCEVQVSYAIGVAQPVSIFIETFGTAKVSEEKLLSAVKAHFDLRPAGIIQMFDLCSLPSQRGGRFYQDVAAYGHFGRNDLDLPWEKTNKVSALKQELGI, encoded by the coding sequence TTGAGTAGAAAATATTTATTTACCTCCGAGTCTGTCACCGAGGGACATCCAGACAAAATATGTGACCAAATCTCTGATACTATATTAGACGCTCTTCTAAATGAAGATCAATATAGTAGAGTGGCCGCAGAGGTTGTAGTTAATACAGGATTAGTGCTAATTACAGGGGAAATTTCCTCCAAAGCTCAAGTCAATTATATTGACCTAGCCCGTAAAAAAATTGCCGAAATTGGTTACACCGATGCTAATAATGGTTTTTCTGCCAATAGTTGCTCGGTATTAGTAGCCCTTGACGAACAATCTGCGGACATTGCCCAAGGGGTAGATAAAGCTCATGAACAAAGGGAAAAACTAAGCGATGATGAGTTAGATAAAATCGGAGCGGGAGATCAAGGATTAATGTTTGGGTTTGCCTGTGACGAAACCCCCGAACTAATGCCCTTACCCATCAGTCTTGCCCATAGAATGTCCAGAAGACTAGCCGCCGTTAGAAAATCTGGCGAATTACCTTATCTAGGGCCTGACGGCAAAACTCAGGTAACAGTAGCCTATGAAAACGATCGCCCCGTAGGCATTGATACCATCCTCATCTCTACTCAACACGCTGAGAGTATAGGAAGTATCACCGATAATGATAAGATCCAAGCTACCCTAAAAGAAGCGATCCAAGAAACCGTAGTTAACCCAGTCTTCCATGACTTAGACATAAAACCATCTAATAAAACCCGTTTCTTGCTCAATCCCACTGGAAAATTCGTCATCGGTGGCCCTCAAGGAGATTCAGGTTTAACGGGTAGAAAAATCATTATTGATACCTACGGCGGTTATTCTCGCCATGGGGGCGGTGCATTTTCAGGAAAAGATCCCACAAAAGTCGATCGCAGTGCCTCCTATGCCTGTCGTTATGTGGCGAAAAATATCGTTGCGGCCGGACTTGCTTCTAAATGTGAAGTACAGGTAAGTTATGCTATCGGGGTAGCTCAACCCGTGAGTATTTTTATCGAAACCTTTGGCACGGCGAAAGTGTCCGAAGAAAAACTACTATCGGCAGTAAAAGCTCATTTTGACTTACGCCCCGCAGGTATTATTCAAATGTTTGATCTTTGTTCCCTACCTAGCCAAAGGGGAGGTCGTTTTTATCAAGATGTGGCGGCTTACGGTCATTTTGGTAGGAATGATTTAGACTTACCTTGGGAAAAAACCAACAAAGTATCTGCTCTCAAACAGGAGTTAGGGATTTAG
- a CDS encoding tRNA isopentenyl-2-thiomethyl-A-37 hydroxylase MiaE, which produces MKTLTKIKLLCEPTSEAWLQQALHNLDTILLDHSHCERKAAGVAVNLLFRYPSHTDLIYQLTAIAKEELEHFEQVNQWLEKREIPLAPLQPSPYGATLKGAIRRHEPHRLLDSLLVSALIEARSHERLGLLAENCPDDELAKFYRGLMASEARHYGIYWVLAQKYCDQEQIEPRLQELAQLESEILSQLYPEPRIHS; this is translated from the coding sequence GTGAAAACATTAACCAAGATCAAACTTTTGTGCGAACCTACTTCCGAAGCATGGTTACAACAAGCCCTCCATAACCTTGATACCATCCTCCTAGATCACTCCCATTGTGAGCGTAAAGCTGCAGGAGTAGCCGTCAATCTTCTTTTTCGCTATCCTTCCCATACCGATCTTATTTATCAACTCACAGCCATTGCTAAAGAAGAATTAGAACACTTTGAGCAGGTAAATCAATGGCTTGAAAAAAGAGAAATACCCCTGGCCCCTCTCCAACCTTCCCCCTATGGTGCTACTCTCAAGGGTGCTATTCGTCGTCACGAGCCCCATCGTCTCTTGGATTCCCTATTAGTTTCTGCTCTCATTGAAGCGCGATCGCACGAGCGCCTTGGACTACTGGCTGAAAATTGCCCCGATGACGAACTAGCCAAATTTTATCGAGGATTAATGGCATCAGAAGCCAGACACTACGGCATTTATTGGGTACTAGCTCAAAAATACTGTGATCAAGAACAAATTGAACCCCGACTACAAGAGTTAGCCCAACTAGAAAGCGAAATTCTTAGTCAATTGTATCCTGAACCGAGAATACATAGTTAA
- a CDS encoding carbon dioxide-concentrating mechanism protein CcmK produces the protein MPEAVGVIQTLGFPSILAAADAMVKSARVTLVYFDKAESGQFAIAIRGAVSEVNRAMEEGLIRAEEVLGGEVMNHYIVPNPPPNVVDILPIAHNEVSNPYRV, from the coding sequence ATGCCTGAAGCAGTAGGAGTTATTCAAACTTTGGGTTTTCCCTCTATTTTGGCGGCAGCTGATGCGATGGTTAAAAGCGCCCGAGTTACCCTTGTTTATTTTGATAAGGCTGAAAGTGGTCAATTTGCGATCGCCATTAGGGGCGCAGTATCCGAAGTGAATCGAGCCATGGAGGAGGGATTAATAAGAGCAGAAGAAGTTCTCGGGGGTGAAGTAATGAATCATTACATTGTTCCCAATCCTCCCCCTAATGTGGTAGATATATTACCCATTGCCCATAATGAGGTTTCTAATCCTTATCGGGTGTAA
- a CDS encoding mechanosensitive ion channel family protein has protein sequence MRKLITKYLSIFILSLIFIVNFTPQAFAQLPFFNLPTSSVVDFPETPEWDLNKARPCGKYWCSDVYLFGNSEIMEEQLTLALPRESEKTSAEIAIDVEQRAKFVQNIFEGIFRNIIQSNSFEFSDERQSLSFWFLNREKPRHPFTPIVEVGTENNQTVVFVPRQPDLGLSSQALVTVTGIDASANASTIEELGEEWRLKVANSISDALWGAEMNHQQPLIRLQISVIVGIIALIFVILVNKFKRFIKKIAKILRQELQDIKDTLTVDPEAHKKDDEQTQTDTETKTRNYTQPLSGRISTKTQPISKKIQTFRKLLGRVFNQSISNGIQVISDGLQIPTQILPTVYQQTQNVIKQQLNLIQLVLRIFLLGQITAILISIGTIVITYRETRYLFNLFFSQAILVPIIWICIVLVDKIGDFWIDSILNRWAKEKQELFPNSNRPTLRVNTYSPALQGATTFIFTVIGISLTFAFTGLNPTVIAGAGAAAVVFAFLSRNLLEDMLNGILILYTDRFAVGDVVEINGFAGCVESMNLYATSLRNLDGQLIVIPNGHISTVVNMTKNWSRVNFTIEIAWDQDIKAATNLIQEVAEKLYEEKEWQEKILEPADILGIEKVSHDGIMIRLLIKTLPAEQWGVGRELRLRVKEAFDRAGISLGIPQREIWHREPDSLNGVGASTNN, from the coding sequence ATGCGTAAATTAATCACTAAATACCTGAGTATCTTTATTCTCAGCCTAATTTTTATCGTCAACTTCACCCCCCAAGCCTTCGCCCAACTACCTTTTTTTAACTTACCCACCAGTAGCGTAGTCGATTTCCCCGAAACTCCCGAATGGGATTTAAACAAAGCTCGTCCATGCGGAAAATATTGGTGTAGTGATGTTTATCTCTTTGGTAATTCCGAAATCATGGAAGAACAATTAACCCTTGCTTTGCCCAGAGAATCGGAAAAAACATCCGCCGAAATTGCGATCGATGTTGAACAAAGAGCCAAATTTGTACAAAATATTTTTGAAGGAATTTTTCGCAATATTATTCAATCTAACTCCTTTGAATTTTCAGACGAAAGACAATCCCTCAGTTTTTGGTTTTTAAATAGAGAAAAACCTCGACATCCATTTACCCCCATAGTAGAAGTAGGAACAGAAAATAATCAAACCGTTGTATTTGTACCCAGACAACCTGATTTAGGTTTATCATCCCAAGCCCTTGTCACTGTAACGGGCATAGATGCTAGTGCTAACGCTTCCACCATCGAAGAGTTAGGGGAAGAATGGAGATTAAAAGTGGCTAACTCTATTAGTGACGCACTCTGGGGAGCAGAAATGAATCATCAACAACCCCTAATAAGATTGCAAATATCGGTAATAGTTGGAATAATTGCTCTTATTTTTGTAATTTTAGTTAATAAATTCAAAAGATTTATCAAAAAAATAGCCAAGATACTAAGACAAGAGTTACAGGATATAAAGGATACTTTAACAGTTGATCCTGAAGCTCATAAAAAAGATGACGAACAAACTCAAACTGATACAGAAACAAAAACTCGGAACTATACTCAGCCTTTATCAGGAAGAATATCAACTAAAACTCAACCCATATCAAAAAAAATACAAACCTTTAGAAAGTTATTAGGACGAGTCTTTAATCAAAGTATTAGTAATGGTATTCAAGTTATCTCCGATGGTTTACAAATACCTACTCAGATTTTACCCACAGTTTACCAGCAAACCCAAAATGTAATTAAACAACAGTTAAATTTAATTCAATTAGTTCTTCGGATTTTCCTCTTAGGGCAAATTACGGCAATTTTAATTAGTATAGGAACTATCGTTATCACTTATAGAGAAACCCGTTATTTATTTAATCTGTTTTTCTCTCAAGCAATTTTAGTTCCAATAATCTGGATTTGTATTGTATTGGTTGACAAAATCGGAGACTTTTGGATTGATTCAATCCTCAATAGATGGGCTAAGGAAAAACAAGAATTATTCCCTAATTCTAATCGTCCTACCCTTAGAGTTAATACTTATTCTCCTGCTTTGCAAGGGGCAACAACTTTTATTTTCACAGTTATCGGTATCTCATTAACTTTTGCTTTTACAGGATTAAATCCCACGGTAATAGCAGGGGCAGGGGCTGCGGCTGTGGTGTTTGCTTTCCTTTCTCGCAATCTTTTAGAAGATATGCTCAACGGTATTTTAATTTTATATACTGACCGTTTTGCTGTAGGAGATGTGGTAGAGATTAATGGTTTTGCTGGTTGTGTGGAGAGTATGAACCTTTATGCTACTTCTTTACGTAACTTAGATGGACAGTTAATCGTAATCCCTAATGGTCATATTTCCACAGTGGTTAATATGACTAAAAACTGGTCTAGGGTTAACTTTACCATTGAAATCGCTTGGGATCAAGACATAAAAGCCGCCACTAATTTGATTCAGGAAGTGGCAGAAAAACTTTATGAGGAAAAAGAATGGCAGGAAAAAATCCTTGAACCAGCTGATATTTTAGGTATTGAAAAGGTATCCCATGATGGTATTATGATTCGACTTTTGATTAAAACTTTACCTGCTGAACAATGGGGAGTGGGTAGAGAATTACGATTAAGAGTTAAGGAGGCTTTTGATAGGGCTGGAATTTCCTTGGGTATTCCTCAAAGGGAAATTTGGCATCGTGAGCCTGATTCCCTAAATGGGGTTGGTGCTTCTACCAATAATTAA
- the pirA gene encoding arginine synthesis PII-interacting regulator PirA: protein MNITRKNKMRADATKAYRDSLRKNLEHRLDVARSQGNQKLIQQLEQEAAYLHLV from the coding sequence ATGAATATAACCCGTAAAAATAAAATGAGAGCCGATGCTACTAAGGCCTATAGAGATAGTTTAAGAAAGAATCTTGAACACCGTTTAGATGTTGCTAGAAGTCAGGGAAATCAGAAATTAATCCAACAATTGGAGCAAGAGGCGGCTTATTTACATCTCGTATAG
- the aroQ gene encoding type II 3-dehydroquinate dehydratase, whose protein sequence is MSELKILVLHGPNLNLLGQREPEIYGYLTLKDVDNLLLEKGKGMGVEVVCFQSNHEGAIVDHIHQASGVYQGIIINAGAYTHTSVAIRDALAGVNLPTVEVHLSNIYRREEFRHHSYIAPISIGQISGFGVDSYLLGLQALVNHVQSLGT, encoded by the coding sequence GTGTCTGAGTTGAAAATTCTAGTTTTACATGGTCCTAATCTTAATCTCTTGGGCCAAAGAGAGCCTGAAATCTACGGTTATTTGACTCTCAAAGATGTAGATAACCTCCTTCTGGAGAAAGGAAAAGGCATGGGGGTTGAAGTTGTTTGCTTTCAATCTAATCATGAAGGTGCGATCGTAGATCACATCCATCAGGCTTCGGGGGTTTATCAGGGCATTATTATTAATGCTGGTGCTTATACCCATACCAGTGTCGCCATTAGAGATGCTCTGGCGGGGGTGAATCTTCCCACTGTGGAGGTTCACCTTAGTAATATTTATCGTCGTGAAGAATTTCGCCATCATTCTTATATTGCCCCTATCTCCATCGGGCAAATTAGCGGTTTTGGGGTGGATAGTTATTTATTGGGTTTACAGGCTTTAGTTAATCATGTACAGTCCCTTGGGACTTGA